ACAAAAGCGCTCCCCCTCTTTTTGCCTCTATCTCTTCATCTGTTTATCCTTTCATCTCGTTCGTCAGTGTGGCCGTCCCACTCTCGAACCCTTCGGCCccctctttctcctcttttaACCCAACGCTGCCCACCGGTTTTTCACTTGTTTACTTCCTCCTTCACTTCTTCGCGCGCCGTTGTGTTCTGCGCTGGCCTACTTGTCGCCTCATGCTTCTGTGACGCTTTTCCTCTGTGTCCTGAGTGCCATCTTTGAGAAGAGCCTACATCGAAAGAGTCGCGTAACGTGAACACAGAACATTCACTTTGTAGATATTAGTTTCGTGTCTACAACAGAAGTGTGTGCACTTCGACACAGGAAGTGGGCAGCCAGGGGGAGGAGGTGTGGGAGGGCACAGTGGAGAGAGGAggtgaaggagagagggagggaggagagatagagggaggagtGGGGAGCAATTTCCTCACCCCCTTACGTTATCGGCTTGTTGCTCTTTATTGGCCGCGCGCTGACAGGGGccgagagagactgacagagctgtgtgtgaatgtgtaaaaAGGAAGAGAGAAGGACAAAtcgagaaagagagggagagagagttgaAACAAGCGCACACATAAGTATCACTATGACAAAGACGGCTCCTATAGCAGCGATGGATTACTCCCATTTGTGGTTGCCAGGTACGTGTCTTTGCTTCCTGTGTGGTTACCAGGTTGGACTTTTATTAGGTCAGTTATATGCTAATTGTCGTTGCGGCAGGACGAAGTATTTCCTGACCAGCTCTAGGTGTAAGAACCTGTCCAAGTAATTAGGACAAGAAGAGacaagtgagagagacagatctaGATGTAttacaatacagacacacgtaaTAATGGGTTTGTAAAACTCACCTTGTCTTTTAcatacaagtttttttttgtatctttgCCTGTGTTTAGGGGTATTAGACCTCTGATAGCCTATCAGTCATAATTAGTTTACATATAGAGGGGTTTTGATAAACAGCTTACAAGTCCTCTTAACAAGCAGGTGATTAAGGGTTCCTTGTTGTAACTGCTATTAGGGTTCGATTTTTGGTTTCCATTTACAATTATTTAGGTTTACGTACCGTTATAGTCGACTAACTTGTTTAGTTATATTCAGTCATGTTGCTAACCAGTGATACAAgcatgtgtgaatgggtatacATGTAAATCGCACACTGCTGATGAGTGCAGGCTCTTCATTTTGTTGCTGTGGGGAAACCCTTCAAGCATCTGTGTAGAAGCCTCCAGAAGTGTTTCCCTGGTACAGGGGATTCCAACTAGGACCTTTGAGGAAGCTAAGAATTCTTAACTATCCCAAGAACACCCAAAactccccccttttttttttttttttttgtctaagtGTGCAAAAAGATAGAGGTGAATGAAGAGTTTTGTATTGTACGAAGTGTTGCAATGTGTGTATAGAGAAAGAAATGTGAGCGCTGTTTTATAAGGAGCGATTAGTCAAATACGCAATTAGTAAAACTACTTTTATAGGGTGAATAAAAATCAGacggcattaaaaaaaaacaacaaaaaaaaaacgttagtAGCAAACAGACAGGACTGTAGGTGAGAGAACCAGTTAACACCatcacttgtgtgtgtatgtgtgacttGATTTAACTGAGTAATAGCGTGCATAACGTCTTTTATAGAAACATAGCGAGTGCTGCCGTAGTTTTGGGTACGAGTGAGTATGTTGTGAGTGATGACCTGCTTGGTGGTTGTATGCTCTTACAGTATTGGAACGTATGCATGTGAGGGAGTGGGAGTTAAGTGTGTTGGAAGGCTTTTACGTGAGCGTGACGGAGTAGGAGTCgaatgtgagtatgtgtgtggaaTACGCGGTGTTTCCCTGTCTCTGTACTTCTTCCTCATCTCCAGGATGGACAGTAGACCGTACACCGCGATATATGTACTGTGTTTTCCAAGCATATAGCATATACAGCATATTATTCGATAGCTACACAAAGGTGCAGAATGATTAAGCAAAAATGACATTCTTAAAGTGATGAAGGAAAAGTGTCGAAATGTCAGCGGTTCTTTATAGGTCAGGAGATTAGTTTCAACGTTGCAGATGATATTATAACACTGGCGTGCACATGAATCGAGAGAAATAATCGAAAGAATAGTAATTATAACTTAATATTTAGATCTAAAATGTTGACTTAAAGCACCAATCAAATCATTTGTCCTCTGAGGTAtgatacatctctctctctctctctctctctctctctctctctctctcttacatttacattgattcATTTAGTAGAGGCTTTTATataagcgacttacaaatgaggaaatacaagcaaagcgatctatcaagcggagaacaatacaagtagtgcttccatacaagatttataattgagttctagaaaagctcAAATGCGCAGGGTAGAgttgtaagagccagagtaattattattattattattatttaaaaaattttttttttttttaaataatgtggggttggcattttaggggttagttacgtgaTCACGGAAAAGGTGTGTCTTtatctgttttttgaagatagtgacagattctgagGTCTGGATTggggttggaagttcattccaccgctgagggacagatagtgtgaaggttctggaaagaaagttcttcacacacacatatgcgcTGAACGTTCTGGTGTATGATGAAGTGATAATAGAAGAAATGGATGTGGCTTCATATAAACTTAACTGTGTATgagtggtgtgtatgtgtaaatatcCCCATAATTCTAGTAATACATGTGAATTTTGAGCTTGTGGAGGCACTGGATTCGTGTTTGGGACACGAATCGAATGCCTCTTGCATCTGTATATTTGCACTAGTGGAAGACTCTAAGAGTGTTGATATTAGCGTGTTTAGTGGTGTGCAGCAGATTAATAATAGCCTTTCTGACAGTAAGGGTTTGGTTTAGCACATTGTGCTCCCCCCAGCCTGAGGGGAAATAGAGAGGGAAGTGAGAGACAAGCTCTAGACCTCTTCTACACATACTCCATCGTGTATGTACTCCACAATCACTTCATAAGAAACTAGACCACTTTTGACAAACACACAAAGTGACTGAAGGTTAACCAAGCAACATCGAAATGATTGACTACTGTAGGCCCGAATATCTTACACTAAAGTCAATGCATATTCATTGCCCTCAATATGTCCCTTTTGTACTAAtgatttgtgtgtgaaaatggcTGCTGCACACATTAATATGAGGCATATTTGGAAAATTAGGGATGTTGGTGAGAGCTTCTGAGTCACAGTGTgcatacacatgcatatatgtTTGTGATGTAATCTCAAAATATTGGCCAAATTTCACTCCAAACCCCAGTCTAAGTCAGGACTTCTGCCCCGAGTATAGCCTGAGGAGTCAGCAAACAGTGGTGGGGATTTCCTCCAGCTGCACTTCCTCCCTTTCCAGATTGGTTCTTTAATGGAAAAGTGCATTATCTGCAAAGTACAAATCATTCACAGATGTTACGATGAATGGCATATCAAGGACAGATGCCCATTAATAGTAATAGTCTTATATGTCGATGTTTGGGTCGTGATTATATAGCAGTATGATTTTGTACAGTAATAAGGAATGCTTACATATAATCGCATACATCAGTACTTAATTCAAATACAAGTATATAGAGCCGATGTTTGCGACAGAGCTCGAAAATAAACACCACAGACGGTATTTCTGCATCGCTTTGATAACGTACTTAAGAGTAATCCGCTTCATTACACCATGACTTTTTCCGTACCGTTTCGCACTTATACTTAGTTCTATGTTTATCACTCACTGGTGTGCACTCCTAGCATCTTCTAGAGCAGCGGTTTACTGTTTACAAAGAGAGATCACTTGTTTAAAAGttgtttaaaatttatatatatatatatatatatatatatatatatatatatatatatatatatatatatatatatatatatatatataattattattattattattattcaacttTCCACCCATAGATCCATTTTCATTAGATTCCagatgacattatttataggcatagtatctttgataaatataaatatgagtaGTGAGTTCTACAAAATTATAGGTTCTCTAGAGTTGTAGAGAGCCATACCCTGGTTTATAAGTGTCAAACAGAGTATCAGGGGTGAAAATACTTGAGTAACTGTACTTCATTACAATACTATCAGTATTGTTTTAAGTACTATGTAAGTATTATTTTTGGTATATTTATACGTTACTTgagtattattgaaatgaaattcTTGTACACTTAATTAATTACGTttccaacaaaaaataaacttaaTTCGCATCGTATGTTGTTTTTCTTGTGGTACTGTAAGGTGTCCTTGAGTGTTATgaaaggtaccaacaaataaaatgtattattattattattattattattattattattattattactccttacattttatttattacaaatctaGAAGGTCtcttctactctcatccagCCAGTgattgtacagtatatatcaaTCGAATAGGagtttagcatccaatcaaATTCACCTACAAATTCATCTAGAAAAAAATACCTATCAAGGATCATGACAATTCATCACTGACTATGACCATCTCGtgctacacaatgtagttaGCACTATAGCTACCTGTGAGTGTCTGAATATGGGTAAGCCACCGGACTGGCCCTACCTCAATACGCTGGAGTGAGCAGAGGcttgtataattgtataattGTACAATTAAGGTGTCTCATTTGCCTCCCTCGAAACCATAAACtccatttaatttaaaaaagaatattgAGAATAGTTTAGAAATGTTGCTAACATTAACTAGCTATATTTAACCAAGTTTCCTTTGCTAATgccaggttagactagcatcGTTGCCAGTAGCTAACATAGATTAGCTAGGCAGCAAGTCACATTCTATCTAAcgattaatattttttaaaaaaatttcaccAGTTAAAGACACTTACTTTATACGTTTTAATACTCGAGTACATTTCAAAGCAGCAACTGTTTATTGACACTTTTTTTGCCTTGATATTTCCAAGATTTTCCCACATTATCCACAATTTCACTTAAGTATAACGTCTAAGAACGTTACCCACCCCTGTAGAGGACCAAGTGTGTAACAAAAAGAAGGGGTCAAATGAGAATCAGGAGTGAAATGTGTGGAAGGAAAGTGAAAGACAGCTAGCGGGGTAGGGAAGCGTTTATTATGCAGGTGGCTGATATAATTAGTCAGTCGTTGGGGTTATTTGCATGTATTTCACAAAAGGGAAGTGAGTGTGTCTGTATGAGAAACTACGTTTAAGTTGAGAATGTGTGTCTTTATGggggtgtgtttattttcaacTAAGACCATTTTTATTTCCCAGACTGCATCAAATTTATACGtatgcactttttaaaattttacttCCTCTTGTGGAAAGACACAATGTTGCTTATAGCCCATAATACGTACTGTTAGAATAGTTCGTTCTGTTGCACTGATACTTGTAATAATGAGAATCAGggtatgttatgttatgtaaaAGATCAAATCCttgggtttaaaaaacaaataaaaatctccttttttttcttctttatttcacCTTATTTTTCCTAGCTACAGATAAATTCATCAATTCTGTACACATTTTACTTACACACTTTATTTGACAtcttactttatatatattattttcccttccaagtcatttttttttcttcactttaatatgtaaaaaaaaaaaaaaaaaaaaaaaaagcccgtGATGTGACTCCACTTGCCCTAAAGTAAACACACCCTCAGGACAGCTATATATGAAATTATTTccccaaatataatatttttcttgaTGTCTAAATATACCATAGCAACAGCCTAAGTAATCGTACAAGTCAATATCTAGAAGATGACATTGAATTAAATTCTTCCAGAAAATACAGGCAACACTTCTTTAAGCCGTGTCGCACATTAAAAtagtgacacacacactgaaaatttTCATATtgaataatacataataataatagaaaaaaaaaaacaatataaatgatttattatcAAGGTATATGTCCACTGTATAGAAGtagcatctttatttttttggcatGTTATCACATGTCCTTTAAGATCAGTACACAGAGCGGAAATCCTGTGTGAACAAAAAGCCATGGCACAGAATCTGATTTTGAGTTTGAATTGATGTATTTCATAAGTGTGAGTGAAATGCCAGTTGTGTTTTCCAAGATCTCCCCATACATACGCTGTTATGAGAGCTGTGTGTAATTTTGAGTCAGCGCTATGAGCTTTCTTGAGTGTTGTAACTTGGAAACTAGGGATCCATTCTCTTGCTTTAGTTCGCCTTGAGACACTTAAATGGTTTTTCCttctctgttgttgttttttttccttcttctttcaaaTGACTTCCTTTTTGCAGTGACGGTGGATGAAAGTTTTTTCCTTTGCTTTTAAACTCTCTTTCTCATTGCCACCCTTATCTCTGATCAGCGAGTCATTTTTTATCTATTCATACCATTCTTCTTCAACTTATTCGACTTTTTATTGTTTGTCTCCTCCGGGTTTTAACATCTACTTACGCTCTTTGTCTTTCTCCGGTAGATATCAGAATGTCAAAGCCAATAGAGGTCGAAAACCCAGCGGCGGACTCTCCGATGGAGAATACAGGAGGTATGttaatgcgtgtgtgtatgtgtgaatgagagtcAGCTGTTTGTTTGGATatttcatgtctttttttttctctctctctctctacatgtGTATCTGTGTTAGATTCAGAGAGGAATGGTTCAGACTCCAATAATCAGGTAGGCcttgattttaaaataacaattatttctgatgatcgcgttttttccatttcGGCTAAACCTGTTTCCTTCCAATAGATTCCGTCAATGAAAATCAGCcccttctcactctctccaaCACTAAGTGCCAGCAACAAGGTAAATGACTCacttcaaatgtgtgtgtgtgtgtgtgtttttctgctaataAGGCTGATTTGCATGTTGATTCACAGATACTGTGTGTAGAACCATATGTAAGTACGTATATGATGTTTGTGCAAACGCTGGAATCTGAAATATAAAGACtagagaccaaaaaaaaaagtcagacagAAAGGGGACTGTGTATCAGGAAATCAGGAAAGAAGAAACCTACATATGCCAAACCTTAAATCAGAGTACTAATGGCTACTGGACACACTGGAATTCTGGGAAAATTACTTTGGACTAATCGACACATCCCATAGATAACACCACGATCAATGAATATGTGGTGTGCTGCACACGCTGCTTATGTACATTATGTAGGCCTAACTAATGGTACTGAGTGGGTTTCCTGTTGAAAAGTGCTTCACTGGATTTGGAATATTCTCATATACTGTAGACGAAACTGCAGCCTAAATACCAAATGCCCATAATGCAAATGCTAAATCAGGTGCAAGATTGCAGTGTTGTAACGTGGCGGatgtattgttggtgtattaaTGAGCGCTTTGATTATCCAGTGAACAGTAATGTATTTGTAAAAAATGAGTTAGATTATCAACGTATAAAATCAGCTCAAATCCAATCAAGTCGCCCCCTTTCGTTCCCTTTTATGAGCCGCGTATGCTGGAAGCTCTGCGGAGTGACGTTCTCATAATCctatatttcatttctatttcagTAATAGAATTCCCTGTCTTCTTGTCTGCACGTTTGTGAGTTTCAGTCCATTTATATCAAATCCTTCCTGGGCTCCCTGAGAGCAAAACGCTCTGGATTGAATCGGTTTTCTGTCGCGTTTGTTAATTATATAAGGCGCCGTGCGTAATTACACATCAACTGTAACAGTCACACCTGAGTTGTTATTATTTCCAACGGTTACGATTCGGCCTGGCGTATTATTATACAGTTATTATGCATGTATTATGTAGTCGTTATAATTCGGGTGAAATATCCTGTAAATGGTTTGACAGTAAGAGCGTACATGCACAGAACTGGGTTGTAAGAAATGGGACAGGATTTCTCAGGCGAATATGTTTTTTGCTTCTCGGAAATGTTGGCCTAATTTTGGAACAAATTAATCAGCAACCGTATTGAACGATATTCCTTTTTGGCTTATGAAATCTCAAAACTTGAACATTCACGTGCTACAATATTTACGAATGAAATACTCAGAAATGTGGTTCAGCTTGCTTTTTAACATCCGAACCAAGTGTGTGAAATCTGGAACAGCTAAACCTCTATGAAATAGCATGTTTGAACCATTTTCTCTGTGGCTGCATAAAACCacctttatactgtatatattatgcTTTCAAGCCGAGGAGAACTGAAAGTAAGACCCTGATATGACCGTGATATAGCTGTATATAGCCTTGATATATTGACTGACCTTGCAAGTTTCCATTGATAACAGAGCACCACTGCAGAGTGCTTCTTGAAGCGTGCATAATTGTTAACGCTCGCTGATGTTTGAAATTCAGAAGATCGCGTCTGGGAGAATGTGCTCGAGATGGTGTACATGTATAGAAACAgcttccctttctttttcaggCCAAGTTGGAGGAGTGTGGAGAGATGTCTCCAGCTTCAGttcaggccacgcccactcaaacaccactctcacacacacagctgatgcTGACAGGAAGCCAGCTGGCAGGAGTAagacacccacacccacacacacacacacacacacacacatatactgtgtCATCCTTCACTCTGTGGTTGCAATATCTGTTCAGACTAGTTCATGCAAAGCTTtctaccaccatcatgcttctTCACGCAGAATCGTAtgtaagtgttgtgtgtgtgtgtatgcaggaaAAACTCATTAGAAGACTAATATAATATTGATCACTTATATTTATAAAACAATTTCTATTCTTTACTGATAAAGGTACAGACGCATTTCAATAATTACGGAAAGCTTAGGGTTTAGTACTAACCTTCCGGAGTCATATACGAAATACTactgtacagttgcaatcaaaattattcaacccccatatatatatatatatatatatatatatatatatatatatatatatatatatatattactgaactggaggccattgctcatgacgaatgggttaagattcctcaggaacgctgccagaagctggtgtctggctgtGCATCTCATGTGCAGCAGggcataacagcaaaagggtgctctactaagtactaaagatgcttaccatgaaggagttgaataatttagaGACTGGAGacgtcattataagttgcattttcagttggatttggggaaaccacttgaagctgtgttgaagtatttcagttttgtttgatttgttcattgcaaacagctgaaagtctgtaaattttgacaataaagcTGATTTGCAACGGGGGTTGAGTGCGAGGATGAGTGTGAGGGTTGAGTGATcaattttgattgcagctgtataTATGATAATATTTTTTAAGCGCAAGGAAGGAAATTAGGTTTGAATgagagggattttttttgttgttcaaaaAGCTAAAAACACTTTTAGTGTGGGACCCAGACATTCAGATCCTACTGTATGCGGCTATTGGATTCgtgtctgcttttttttcttgtgcttCCTGCACTTCCAGTTCTTCTTCCTTACCAGAGgatttctccttttctcttcccctgcactctctcttcctctgctcCTGACTTCCTTCTTGCCCTTTTACTGTCTCGCTCCAGCTGACTGCTCTCTTGCCCGCTCAGCAGCAGTTGCTCCTCCAGCAAGCGCAGCTCCTGGCCGCAGCCGTGCAGCAGTCGCAGGCAGCTCACGCTGCCAATCAGCAGCAAacgcaacagcagcagcaacagcagcaggcCAATCAGCAGGCGGCTCTGCCCCAGCTGCATGGCCAATCAAAGGGTGCTCAGGAGCAAAATGCTCCTGTCCTACCCCCTCCTCACCAGCTTACCCTATCTCAACCAATCCAGCTCACTGCCCAGGTACACATAATCACTGGCTTTCCTTAACCCTGTTCTTCTCAGACCCAGTCTGATTTGTCTCCTTCCTTGCATCTAACATGCCACTAAGCTCAAGAACAACTTCtactatatgaataaataaaccgCTTTGCACATCGTCTTGAGAACAGCATTATCACCAGTCCAAGTCTAGACTCTCTTCAGATCCCTCGTACTAGCATCTTCACTTGTGATCTTGAAGACTCCAGCACTACATTAACCTTCACTAACTTTGACTTAAACTCACCTTCTATCCTTATATTCTTCAGGACATCCAGCAATTGTTGCAGCTGCAGCAGTTGGTCCTCGTCCCAGGGCATCCTTTGTCCTCGCCCGCACAGTTCCTTTTGCCACAGGCACAGCAAGGGCAGCAAGGTGGgatcctctctctctgcactaTATATATAAGTCTCAGTGATGTATACCAATAATTCCATAAGCCCATTTGGAACAGACATTTTAAAACAGACTACATTAATCAcatttgattttcttttctttcttttttactctTTCAGGGCTGCTACAGACACCAAATTTGATTCCACTACCTCAGCAAAACCAGGGGGGTCTTCTCAGTGCTCCTCCTGCACTTGGTCTTCAAGCACAGGTAAAGCTGGACTTTTAGGCTTGTATACAGACCCCAAGCACAAAACTGACACATATGTTCAAGGCTGCTAAGAGATGTGCTTGTTGGGTTCATCGCGTCTGTATTTCTCTAGCAGAGAGAAAAGGTCATGGAGAGCAGTGTCAGTACGGTGACCCCCGTGACCTCTCATGCCGAGGAGCCAAGTGACCTGGAAGAGCTCGAACAGTTTGCCCGCACCTTTAAACAGAGAAGAATCAAACTTGGATTCACACAGGTagaaaagcacacaaacataaaAAGAGAATAGATCCGTATGAAATCCAAAGCAATCACTGCCATACTTTATTTACGTATCGCAGCTCTTCAGATTGTCAAATTGTGGCCTTGTATGAAATGAAGAGCAGTAAAATTCTTGCTGGTTGGCAGGGTATGGGGATAGAAGGATAATGTACTGCAGCCATCTGTACACTAGGTGGCAGTAGACAACTAAAATCTGTATATTCTGTATTCCAGTGGCAGACAGTTTAGTCTTGCATGGTTTATTATATCGATTAATATATACGAATAAAGTTaaagatttgtttttgtatacatttttgaaaaacaaatcccggagtttttttttctttttcttttttttttttttatcaatttgTTAGACAAAAGTTTGCGCTGTGCAGCCTTATCATTATTGGCCAGGAGTTCATATCCTATCACTAGTTGCTACGATGATGTGAATGCCTTCTTGAAAGTCTCTTTTTACCAGACGCCAAAAAAGAATAATTTCCTTGTGTTTTGTGGGTGcccgtgttcagcattgaatttatttgtgatgtcacatgccACAGTACTGGTTACTGGCTCaaatgaaagtagacactcaagGTTCTAAGAATGTGCAATTTTCcataagtatttctttttttactgtgcgtattaggtttaaatgttatcatctcattgtggcagttgtatacagtgggttattatcaaaaaaaagctttagctGTACTGTCCATTTGATCTCTGTACCAATGTTGTGGAGAAGCGTGAATTTTTTGGCCCAGCAGGAGGCTCACACCCCTCTCCTCTCAcatcaccctgctcaccagcagctaaacacagactCAAGATACTCCatacacagaaacccaacagtgccCTGAATAATCTCATAACAGATTTGCGGCGatgaaataattcatttgtttatgctgACATGTCGAAAATGTTCCTGGTGCTGGAATGGAACACCAGtgtactgtgaaaaagtgttcATGGACTGCGTTTGCATAGGCTTGTTACACTAAATCCTAATCACAACCAAAATTCGGTTATTTTAAGCCAAAAACACCTGGTTGAAAAAAGGAGACAACTGCATTTAACATTACACTCGCTTCCAGTGGAAACTGACAAGATGACAGTTATCTGTAATAGgcaaatattcatatattcatatatatatatatatatatatatatatatatatatatatatatatatatatatatatatatatatatatatagttattatcATAATTGATCACTGCAATCTGGTAGGGGAATTTCCTAGCAGAGGTCTTTTTTATGTGTAGGTGGCCCTCATGGGTCCTGACTGAATGTTCAAAACAGGACTGAATTTGAACACAACCTAGAACTATGTAGAAAGGTAACCGtcatgtatttaaataatttgtgACATCAAATAAGACAGCAGACTCAGATTGACCTGCTTTTACACTCTCAgttgtgttttgtattttctacatgtatactctctctctctcaatatagCATCAATATATATAAGAAAGGagaattgaaataataataataataataatatagatagatcgtataaaataataatattaataaaataatagaataaaaatttttatattaataattacaatagatcaataaaaataaatagataaataaataaaaaataatgtggcAAGATGTCAGTGTGGGACAGAAGTATAAAGGTTTTCAATAATTATGTACATTGACGCCGTAAAATAAAACATCGTAAGGTAAATTAGAAATAGAGTAAATAAGGTGTGTGTTGCGTGTGTACGATCTTCCAGTGAAATGAGATCAGCGCAGTAGTTTTCTGA
This genomic window from Ictalurus punctatus breed USDA103 chromosome 1, Coco_2.0, whole genome shotgun sequence contains:
- the pou2f2a gene encoding POU domain, class 2, transcription factor 2 isoform X1, with the protein product MCKKEERRTNREREGERVETSAHISITMTKTAPIAAMDYSHLWLPDIRMSKPIEVENPAADSPMENTGDSERNGSDSNNQIPSMKISPFSLSPTLSASNKAKLEECGEMSPASVQATPTQTPLSHTQLMLTGSQLAGLTALLPAQQQLLLQQAQLLAAAVQQSQAAHAANQQQTQQQQQQQQANQQAALPQLHGQSKGAQEQNAPVLPPPHQLTLSQPIQLTAQDIQQLLQLQQLVLVPGHPLSSPAQFLLPQAQQGQQGLLQTPNLIPLPQQNQGGLLSAPPALGLQAQQREKVMESSVSTVTPVTSHAEEPSDLEELEQFARTFKQRRIKLGFTQGDVGLAMGKLYGNDFSQTTISRFEALNLSFKNMCKLKPLLEKWLTDAETMSMDSTLPSPSSLSSPSLGFEGLPARRRKKRTSIETNVRVALERSFSTNQKPTSEEILLIAEQLNMEKEVIRVWFCNRRQKEKRINPSSATPPLPSQPQPASHKPPCYSPHMMQGQGPSQPVTSLSTAATTMSSVCPLTPTGPSSSSTPSPVTPSPRSDASPVPATHTLNLNTGSWRHKNGDVSNYITDFAANLSSGSQWWSNHHFQS
- the pou2f2a gene encoding POU domain, class 2, transcription factor 2 isoform X2, which translates into the protein MCKKEERRTNREREGERVETSAHISITMTKTAPIAAMDYSHLWLPDIRMSKPIEVENPAADSPMENTGDSERNGSDSNNQIPSMKISPFSLSPTLSASNKAKLEECGEMSPASVQATPTQTPLSHTQLMLTGSQLAGLTALLPAQQQLLLQQAQLLAAAVQQSQAAHAANQQQTQQQQQQQQANQQAALPQLHGQSKGAQEQNAPVLPPPHQLTLSQPIQLTAQDIQQLLQLQQLVLVPGHPLSSPAQFLLPQAQQGQQGLLQTPNLIPLPQQNQGGLLSAPPALGLQAQREKVMESSVSTVTPVTSHAEEPSDLEELEQFARTFKQRRIKLGFTQGDVGLAMGKLYGNDFSQTTISRFEALNLSFKNMCKLKPLLEKWLTDAETMSMDSTLPSPSSLSSPSLGFEGLPARRRKKRTSIETNVRVALERSFSTNQKPTSEEILLIAEQLNMEKEVIRVWFCNRRQKEKRINPSSATPPLPSQPQPASHKPPCYSPHMMQGQGPSQPVTSLSTAATTMSSVCPLTPTGPSSSSTPSPVTPSPRSDASPVPATHTLNLNTGSWRHKNGDVSNYITDFAANLSSGSQWWSNHHFQS
- the pou2f2a gene encoding POU domain, class 2, transcription factor 2 isoform X4, with translation MCKKEERRTNREREGERVETSAHISITMTKTAPIAAMDYSHLWLPDIRMSKPIEVENPAADSPMENTGDSERNGSDSNNQIPSMKISPFSLSPTLSASNKAKLEECGEMSPASVQATPTQTPLSHTQLMLTGSQLAGLTALLPAQQQLLLQQAQLLAAAVQQSQAAHAANQQQTQQQQQQQQANQQAALPQLHGQSKGAQEQNAPVLPPPHQLTLSQPIQLTAQDIQQLLQLQQLVLVPGHPLSSPAQFLLPQAQQGQQGLLQTPNLIPLPQQNQGGLLSAPPALGLQAQQREKVMESSVSTVTPVTSHAEEPSDLEELEQFARTFKQRRIKLGFTQGDVGLAMGKLYGNDFSQTTISRFEALNLSFKNMCKLKPLLEKWLTDAETMSMDSTLPSPSSLSSPSLGFEGLPARRRKKRTSIETNVRVALERSFSTNQKPTSEEILLIAEQLNMEKEVIRVWFCNRRQKEKRINPSSATPPLPSQPQPASHKPPCYSPHMMQGQGPSQPVTSLSTAATTMSSVCPLTPTGPSSSSTPSPVTPSPRSDASPVPATHTLNLNTGSGSQWWSNHHFQS
- the pou2f2a gene encoding POU domain, class 2, transcription factor 2 isoform X3, whose translation is MFVPLPLPFVLPRTASELRAWRLKSPPAARALSDIRMSKPIEVENPAADSPMENTGDSERNGSDSNNQIPSMKISPFSLSPTLSASNKAKLEECGEMSPASVQATPTQTPLSHTQLMLTGSQLAGLTALLPAQQQLLLQQAQLLAAAVQQSQAAHAANQQQTQQQQQQQQANQQAALPQLHGQSKGAQEQNAPVLPPPHQLTLSQPIQLTAQDIQQLLQLQQLVLVPGHPLSSPAQFLLPQAQQGQQGLLQTPNLIPLPQQNQGGLLSAPPALGLQAQQREKVMESSVSTVTPVTSHAEEPSDLEELEQFARTFKQRRIKLGFTQGDVGLAMGKLYGNDFSQTTISRFEALNLSFKNMCKLKPLLEKWLTDAETMSMDSTLPSPSSLSSPSLGFEGLPARRRKKRTSIETNVRVALERSFSTNQKPTSEEILLIAEQLNMEKEVIRVWFCNRRQKEKRINPSSATPPLPSQPQPASHKPPCYSPHMMQGQGPSQPVTSLSTAATTMSSVCPLTPTGPSSSSTPSPVTPSPRSDASPVPATHTLNLNTGSWRHKNGDVSNYITDFAANLSSGSQWWSNHHFQS